The nucleotide window CTGTCTCTCAAATTGCAAAGCCAGGAAGAATCTCGGTTCACACAACAGGTGAAGAATCTGTTATAGCATTTCTTTAAATATTGTACATGCCTCTATTTTTTCATTTGATGGTGTCTTCCTGCATTGACCAAATAACTCATCTCCTATACTTGAGCCTCTCAGGGCTTGTTCCACAAAGCTCTGGTCCTCAGGATTGTGGTAGTTTGCCTCCCTGCCCTATCAGAGGGCACACATACTGGGTCTGGAGAACTTAGTGAAGGACTTAAGCCTCCCTTGAGAGTGTCTCCATCTTCTTAGACTCCTTTGGAGAGCACCCACATACTTTGAGAACTGAGAATGAATGTAGAACTAACTATAAAGGCATAGTATTGTTCACATGCTCTTCAAGTAGTTTTACTTTTGTTAGTCAAACATTGCCAtgtatgatgtattttaaagatggaacaataaaaaaaatgtattatcCTTTACTATTTTAGTAcgtatttcttttttcttcattTCATCAGTGATCTACAGCCCATCCTGGACAATGACACTTCCTTCTCATAGCTCTGTACGTTCTTCTAGATAACCCCTCTCAACCTAAAACAGCAACTCATCAGCAACAGCAGGCCACATAACAGCAACAGACTTGGAGATCAGACTCTACAGCAGACCGAGATGCCAACTCTGTCCCCATGTCTACTCTGGCAACACTATTGCAGGACCTAATAATGTCATCCACAACCTCAGGGCTTCATTCACCTGGTCATCTTCCAATGTGATAAATACCATTATCTGCCAACTATGTCTTTCTACATTCTACATAGGGCAAACATGGCAATCTCTGCACAAAACAATAAATAGACACATCTGATGAAAGGACAATTTTCAAAAATGAATGAACTTTTGAATTACAGTTCGCACAAGGTTCAGTATTATCACTTGTGGATTGAATCACGACAAAGTCGCTTTTTAAGCAACTTTTGGTAAGCCACTTAACACACTAGGTGTTctaattggcttaccaatgccagaaTGATTGGGTTATCAACAACAACTGTTTTGTGAATGGCCACTGTTGAttatatacattatatatatatataatcagcaCAGTctctgtactttctgcatttcatttccctctgacttcACTGTTTACAACCCCTCACCGCAACCATGTGTATATATTCTCCCTATCATTTAGGATAACACTCCATGCATCTGATAAACTGGATTCAAGTCCATAAAAGCTTATTCCATATATATATTGGTCTTTAAGGTATCACaatactctttgttgtttttaccaCAACAgacaaacacagtcatccttctgCAAATTAATCAGTGTTGGACATTTAAAAAGAGGTGTCAAATAAGTGTCTGATACCAAAATAGTAGCAAGTTCAGCATATGACTGCTCATTTTACCTTCCAAACATATGTCACCTACCACCCACACCAGCTGCAGCTAAAAATAGAGAATGAGAGGCAAGAGAGAACCTCTTTCAAAACAATCTGGCATAACAGAAGGAACCAGAAGGCAGCGATGCACTCGCTCCGCTTCCTAAGTGCTGGGGCTTTTGTATCCAATGCACAGCTTGTAAGAGAAAATCTTGGAAATCTTGCGCAGAACCTTTTCCCTGTTCTTTTTAAGGCAAGTTATTTACAGGAGCAGGGGGAAGTAATTCATGATCTGGTGGAAAACTGGCCTCTGAAAGAACTTAATATTGGAAAACTATTGGGGAAGACAGCAGACCACCAGGAAGACATCAGTAGCAGAACCTGCTCTGTGTGCCTGGCCAGCTGCCTAACTGGTCTGAGAGACTATGTATTGAACTGTTCATCTCCATATGCAAAAAGACTCAAACTGGTGGATTTAACAGGTGTGAAGGATGTTGAAGTTCAGCTCTGCAATTGTAGGAAAACAATGGGACGGTGGGCCAGGACAGAGCTGCTCTCAAAGATCTGCTATGATCTGCTCGTGGACATGCAAAGGTTGCAGCTCAGTCCAGCTGTGTTTGAGATTTCCATTGATGTCCTCATTGATGTCTTTGTTACTGAACGAAGCTATGAGTTGGTGGTCCAGGCCTTGCTGATGAGGTGCCACTGCCCACTAAAGATTTGCTGTACAGTCTTCAGAGTGGACAACCTGGCCTTGCAAAAGCTCTTCTACATCATAAAGCTTACAGATCCCTCTTCACTACTCAAATTTGAAGTAGTCCACAATGTTCGGttggaaatggaacatttgcacaTGCTCTTTAATAACATCCATTTTCCTCAGCTGACATCACTCACACTTCCAGCTAGGACATTTGATGTAAGAAGGTTCACTCCAGAGAATGAAGCTACTCTGGAAAGAATAGGAGAAAAGTTGAGTCAGATGACTCAACTGACTGAGCTGAGCCTGGCATTTTCCACACTCACGGGAAGAATACGTAAACTGCTCAGGTAATGTGCTCCAGATCTTGCTCGTGAGACAAATTGCAATATTTTTGAATAATATTTTTGAATACTCATCTAACTCATCTGAAAGGGAAAGAATATGAAGCTTTCTTATATTGACATAGTGTAGCTCTCTCCAAGTCCTAGGAGAAGGACTTTTTCCAGTTCTCCTTTCTGGTACCCCAACTAATTGGAGATGcaaaggattgaacttggggtctTCTGATGCCCTCCATGGCCTATTATTGTATTCCTTGCACACACAATTTTCCCATTATACAAAACAGTACAAGCTAATGCACACTTTGAGATATAGATTTATaatgtctgttttgttttgttgtgtatAATAGCACAGTAAGGCATAGAATGGTTAACACAATCTCTTTCATCTTGTTCATTTGTAAAAATCAACTCACCTAGATTATTTGTTATTTCTATATTACCAAAGACAAAATGAACCAGAGAAAAAAGGAATAGCCCAAGATTACCTAGTAGTGCCTCTagctgaggagggatttgaacacAGATCTGTTGAAACCCAGGTCAATGGTTTATCATAGGGAGAAGATGTTATGACATGTTCCTATTTGGAAAGATATCCACACCTTGCTCTCCAGGTACAGTGGGGGCTGGATTGTGACTAACTGTTTTGAAACTGCAAAATAAacatttgcaaatatatatattggaGGCATTTTTGATGGTTTTAGGctctaacatttttattttttaatttatttacaaGATTTTTAACCCACCTTTCAGAGCACGCTGCCCTCACATTTTATGAGCAGAGACATGCATTGGCCATATTTTATACTGCTTTGGCCAAAATCAGACAACCAGTGAAGGACTACACcggccaaaaagaaaaaaaacccaaccttaCCCTTTATGGACAAAATATTTGTTTTGCATATGAAATAGTCAACTCAGTTTCAAGAGTGCTTATTTATAATTCTGCTCCCATAAAAATGTCCTACATATCATTTACAAAGTACTTTCAGTGTGCAAAATGCATAGAGCCTTTTCCCATTCTCAAGACTGAACGTTTTATCGTTACTTTTGCCATGTCTGAGACTGAAAGAAAAGGATCTGCTTGAAGCCCGCTACTGAATCCATAGTAGATGTTAAGCATTGGAGTCCAACATTCTGGTTGCTATCCTGACTTAGAATATGTTTTCTTCAAACTTAATCCCAAAGTCCTGGGTTTCTTTATCAAGAGTTAGCAAGAGGTCTTT belongs to Rhineura floridana isolate rRhiFlo1 chromosome 11, rRhiFlo1.hap2, whole genome shotgun sequence and includes:
- the LRRC14B gene encoding leucine-rich repeat-containing protein 14B, whose protein sequence is MHSLRFLSAGAFVSNAQLVRENLGNLAQNLFPVLFKASYLQEQGEVIHDLVENWPLKELNIGKLLGKTADHQEDISSRTCSVCLASCLTGLRDYVLNCSSPYAKRLKLVDLTGVKDVEVQLCNCRKTMGRWARTELLSKICYDLLVDMQRLQLSPAVFEISIDVLIDVFVTERSYELVVQALLMRCHCPLKICCTVFRVDNLALQKLFYIIKLTDPSSLLKFEVVHNVRLEMEHLHMLFNNIHFPQLTSLTLPARTFDVRRFTPENEATLERIGEKLSQMTQLTELSLAFSTLTGRIRKLLSPLKSPLKVLDVSNCYLNHADMAYLANSLHSSHLEVLDISGHDVTDLFPATFFKLLNHSSHTLKSLILEECNIQDVHINMLILGLVPCRKLEDLKFLGNPLSSRALKCLFNIFIDFPRLKYIEFPVPRDCYANDISYPIGEADLSKFDHQKYERIAEELNVILQEAKREDIKASTPLFGGYDAALQETGNELGTTLLKSFRDAVENFRVALQEMN